The Phaeodactylum tricornutum CCAP 1055/1 chromosome 6, whole genome shotgun sequence region ATTGCCGGAGCCACCTGGACGTCTGCGCTGTTGTCCGTCGGGTACACCTTGTTCCGGATCGGTGGGACCTCCCGGAGGACCAAACGGATCGAAGCGCGGTCGCATGCCAAAGCCCGAGTTAGGCCCAACACCGCCGATCCCACCGTTAAAGACAGGATGGTTTGGTCCCATTAGAGACCCCCCTTGACTGGGATCAATGCGCCCAAAGTTTGGCCCAGTAATACCACCCGGCATCAAATCACCGGAAAAATCACCCCGCCGTGAATAATTGCCTGGAAATGAGTCTTCAATGGTCGGCGTTCTGTCATGGTCCCAAGGTTGGTTGTCTACATAGGCTGGACGAGCGGGTGGATCCAATCGCGATTCACCAGCAATTCTGAAATTctgtggttgttgttgctgctgtcggATCGTAGTGTCGACGTACGGCATGTTGAGTTCACTGGCATCGTCACCAACGGACCCTAGATCAAAGGTATGCGCAAATCGTGATAGCAATGTTCCGAGCGCTTTGTAGTGCAGTGCCGGAGCCACGGACGATTCTTGTCGCAAGGCTCGCGACCATGAATCTATATTCAAATGATCCGCCAAGGAAAATATCAAGGAACTGCTCGGTGGCTCGGGAGTACTCGTAGGATACAAGGATATTTCAATCGTGACATCTTTCAAGGACCCTTCACTGCTCAGCTTTTCCACACGAAGGATCAGTGACCCTGTACTTTGCTTGCGGTAACGAAGCAAAACCAGTTTTTCCGATTTATCCCAGTCCGTGGGAAGGAACTGATCCTGCGAAAGTTCTCTAATCGGAGCCGCAAAACCCTTACTAAAAACGGTCGGTGGAGAAAGTTCAGGAACCCCCGtgcatacaaataccaaagGATCGCTCAGCATTGCGGCGTGTAAGCCCAACGCAATAGCGGCAACAGGAGACCTAGTCTTCGTCTGATGCAGTGCCATCAGGGACACCGCATCTTTGGCGAGTTGCTTCCCCAAAAAGCTCAAACCTGTTACGTCCGTCTCTTCGTTGGAAGTATAGTCTTTCAAAGGCGAGTCGTGTTGATCTTCCGACACATCATGCCAGTCATCCGGCAAAGCACCTATCATTGTGGGACTGCCGCGTTTGACTCTTCCGCCAGAAGCTTTAGTCGTAGCGGCAGATGAACTTAAGTTGGGTGCGGCGGCGTCTACGGGGGGTAGATTTATCTTTTCTATAGTAACGGGTTCTTCCCGTTCTCTCGTAAACTTTTGACGAAGCTTCCAGTCACGTTCTTGGCGTTTGATCTCTTGATCCATGCCATGCAGGGCTGCTTGAATGGCGGGGTGTTCCTTGGGAACTACCGTAcaagccaggagatactgTTTGACGGCTTCAAACTCGTCGCTCAACTTGGGCTTTTTGCTCGTTGACATTGTGAACGTTGTAGTATCCCAAGTAGTAAGCAATGGCTGCAGGagagactgactgtgagctttTCGTTCGTGAGAATGTGTGTTGTTCGGCAAGCTTCAAACGTAGACCGAATCAGACGTCCGATTCTACAGTGAAGAGAGCAATCACAAagatttcacagtcaactcgaGCACTACCTATTTACTACAAGAGAAAACAGGTACTCTCGTTCCATCGTATGCTGCAAGATTGCTTTCGGTGGTCGTTCTAATTGCGTGGGTCCAATCCATATCGCCTTCGTGACGACAGCCTTCAGCTAACTGTTAGATAAATCCTTTTGCAAGTATACGACATGATAAATAGAAGAGAAGATTTCCAATTTATCCATAATTACTAGAATTCAACGGAATGCACGGATTCGCCAACAGAGACAGCTGTGACTTTCAAAATGAATTCATCTCTCCCTCACACAGAGTACAGAGTTAATCTCACAGGTACGAAACGCTCTATATCTGTTTCAGAGGTCCGAGAGGTGCAAAGAATGAGTTTCCTCTGTTAATTAAATGCGTTGGGTTTCCAGGCATCCATCATGAAAACGCAACGTACTCTTCCATTGGGATCTGCTAGCAGCACAACGGTTGGACCCGACCTCACAGTTTTGACGACGATCGTTTTGATTGACAGTATATAAAGGACCGGCACATTCCGGCTATCCTACTCGACGGGCGGTGCACTTCTAAACAGAACACTCTGTTTGTCTATTGTGTTCACTACGTgcagttgaaattgaaaAAGGATGGGCAATCTCGTCAGTGCATCAGGGCAGAACTTGGCTACGGTGGCCGTTTCCAATTACATGAGTATTACCAAAAATCAAGTAGTGCAGATTCGGAATGAAGTCTTGGCATTAACCAACCAGGAGGGGAAAATACGACGTCATTTCTTTGCCATCGCTGTCGCCAAGGCAAGAGTAGCAATTTATCCAGATGTATGTTTTTTGGGATCTCACGGGAGATTCGATCGTACCGGCACAAGACTTTGTTGCTGGGTTTTGTGTCCTTGCCTGTCCAAACCACTCCTTGGCAGATGTTTTGAAATTCGCAATGGAAATTATCGATCTGGAAGAAAGCGAACTGATTACTACGAATGAACTCGTAAATCTCCTGAAGAGTAAGTGAAAGACCAAATCGCGTCGCGTAATAGCACACATCGAATTAGAAAAGGTGATTCTGACCACCCCGCCTCTTTTCATTCGTTTTCCTCATCAGGCATTACATTGACAGCTTCGTTCTTTGGCGATCGGGTGCTCGAAACAAAGCAAGTATACGAAGTCGTTGACGGTGTTTTTGACTGCACAGCGCCCGTCTACGAAAGTACTGGAACTATGTCGCATCAAGAATGCATTCAGCTGCTTTTGAAGGAACCACTGGTACGGAAGATGGTTAAAACGACTCCGGAGAAAACTACACCCTTTCCTACTGATCGACCCTTTGTAAAAACGAGGTTGGAGGACGAATCCCTTATGTCGACCGACGTAAGTTCCGTCGGCT contains the following coding sequences:
- a CDS encoding predicted protein; protein product: MSTSKKPKLSDEFEAVKQYLLACTVVPKEHPAIQAALHGMDQEIKRQERDWKLRQKFTREREEPVTIEKINLPPVDAAAPNLSSSAATTKASGGRVKRGSPTMIGALPDDWHDVSEDQHDSPLKDYTSNEETDVTGLSFLGKQLAKDAVSLMALHQTKTRSPVAAIALGLHAAMLSDPLVFVCTGVPELSPPTVFSKGFAAPIRELSQDQFLPTDWDKSEKLVLLRYRKQSTGSLILRVEKLSSEGSLKDVTIEISLYPTSTPEPPSSSLIFSLADHLNIDSWSRALRQESSVAPALHYKALGTLLSRFAHTFDLGSVGDDASELNMPYVDTTIRQQQQQPQNFRIAGESRLDPPARPAYVDNQPWDHDRTPTIEDSFPGNYSRRGDFSGDLMPGGITGPNFGRIDPSQGGSLMGPNHPVFNGGIGGVGPNSGFGMRPRFDPFGPPGGPTDPEQGVPDGQQRRRPGGSGNPNPDHLRPPNNLNNNMFM
- a CDS encoding predicted protein; its protein translation is MGNLVSASGQNLATVAVSNYMSITKNQVVQIRNEVLALTNQEGKIRRHFFAIAMYVFWDLTGDSIVPAQDFVAGFCVLACPNHSLADVLKFAMEIIDLEESELITTNELVNLLKTSFFGDRVLETKQVYEVVDGVFDCTAPVYESTGTMSHQECIQLLLKEPLVRKMVKTTPEKTTPFPTDRPFVKTRLEDESLMSTDVSSVGLSPYAIKAKQSGAASRQMSSYDESSIRLYPLAKINLLPSMSVETS